From one Dermacentor silvarum isolate Dsil-2018 chromosome 3, BIME_Dsil_1.4, whole genome shotgun sequence genomic stretch:
- the LOC119445169 gene encoding neprilysin-1, which translates to MTARGQGSNAKKIITIAVALFLTSGALLMLVIWVKSQTTIVFCNSADCLRHVNELKEAMDTSVDPCNDFYKFTCGSWKPKQREKSMVARVFAHSTQIAIDEMEGPSEKAVVPKALDYFKSCIKLRNMTLTDVESYMSFKQGIGFLWPEKEQSAIDALLPLLNMTINWNIDFLFRLKALPAYKRRPQLLYITRGILGARWLDPAWTPRTFVEDVRRHCGELKIELPSDSSIQELKSTVNDIMDAALNLPPDATTDTHITLKEIERLMPERADDWLSSLNKLHSPQFTWTLESPAALEDEAILRNVYALLQKYKEKKQTLMEGFSFVFLRASLWLLAGKPELRYGADLKVGLLTWKLTCVKYTTGNFGLLVAAQHLYKRYSSSVRGELSRFEQSIQTAIKQQLEEAEWIEATVKIKAINKIDALTLDRMPDENFFSDVELARLYRDFPSIGASFVKNYIAVAQAYRLLIGHDNFINVYSKRFGGSSPSRYNHYYNIAYIPISAMEPPILYLNGTMAMMYGSFGTLIAECMVRSFDKRGVLVNELGKSEHWWDSPAYTQRVSCDLLSDPKSGGSGTISDANTPPAGSHDPREVRFSALFPLAPALTTSFIAHRRASTKGGVHVQHRLHGLDDYTDDQVFFLTYCLMTCARNSSGDTCNVPLRQMQRFASAFRCRPGSPMNPVKKCTFFS; encoded by the coding sequence ATGACGGCCCGTGGCCAAGGGTCAAATGCCAAGAAGATCATCACCATTGCGGTAGCGCTGTTCCTCACTAGCGGAGCCCTGCTGATGCTCGTGATATGGGTCAAGTCGCAAACCACCATAGTGTTCTGCAACTCGGCCGATTGCCTGAGGCATGTCAATGAGCTCAAGGAGGCCATGGACACTAGCGTCGACCCCTGCAACGACTTCTACAAGTTCACGTGCGGCTCctggaagccgaaacagagagagaaGTCCATGGTCGCGCGAGTATTCGCCCACTCGACCCAAATCGCCATTGACGAGATGGAAGGGCCGAGCGAGAAGGCAGTCGTGCCAAAGGCGTTGGACTATTTCAAGAGCTGCATCAAGCTACGCAATATGACGCTGACCGATGTAGAAAGCTACATGAGCTTCAAGCAGGGCATCGGTTTCTTGTGGCCGGAGAAGGAACAATCGGCCATCGACGCACTGCTCCCGCTGCTGAACATGACTATCAACTGGAATATCGATTTTCTCTTCCGACTGAAAGCCTTGCCCGCATACAAGCGGAGGCCGCAACTGCTGTATATTACGCGTGGCATATTGGGCGCTAGGTGGTTGGATCCCGCGTGGACGCCCCGAACGTTTGTCGAAGACGTCAGAAGGCACTGCGGCGAACTCAAGATCGAGCTGCCGTCCGACTCAAGCATCCAGGAACTGAAGAGCACTGTGAATGACATCATGGATGCCGCGCTCAACCTTCCGCCCGACGCCACAACTGACACGCATATTACGCTCAAGGAGATCGAGCGGCTGATGCCCGAACGCGCGGACGACTGGCTCAGCAGCCTGAACAAACTTCACAGTCCCCAGTTCACGTGGACGCTGGAAAGCCCCGCCGCTCTGGAAGACGAAGCAATACTGCGCAACGTGTACGCTCTGCTACAGAAGTACAAAGAGAAGAAGCAGACGCTCATGGAAGGCTTCTCATTCGTGTTCCTTCGAGCGTCCCTGTGGTTGCTCGCAGGGAAACCAGAGTTGCGTTACGGGGCCGACCTCAAAGTGGGCTTGCTCACATGGAAGCTGACCTGCGTCAAGTACACGACCGGCAACTTCGGCCTGCTCGTTGCGGCCCAGCACCTCTACAAACGTTACAGCAGCAGTGTGCGCGGCGAGCTCAGTCGTTTTGAGCAGAGCATTCAGACGGCGATCAAGCAGCAGCTGGAAGAAGCCGAGTGGATCGAAGCCACCGTCAAGATTAAGGCAATCAACAAAATCGACGCGCTGACGCTGGACAGGATGCCAGACGAAAACTTCTTCTCTGACGTCGAACTGGCACGATTATACCGGGACTTTCCAAGTATTGGCGCCTCGTTCGTCAAAAACTACATCGCGGTCGCCCAAGCCTACAGGCTGCTCATCGGCCACGACAACTTCATCAACGTATACTCCAAGAGGTTCGGGGGCAGCTCGCCAAGTCGATACAACCACTACTACAATATCGCCTACATACCGATAAGCGCCATGGAGCCTCCTATTCTCTACCTGAACGGCACGATGGCTATGATGTACGGCAGCTTCGGCACGCTCATCGCCGAGTGCATGGTGCGCTCGTTCGACAAGCGCGGCGTCCTCGTCAACGAACTGGGCAAAAGCGAGCATTGGTGGGACTCCCCGGCCTACACACAGCGAGTCAGCTGCGACTTGTTATCCGACCCCAAGTCCGGAGGCAGTGGCACTATCTCGGATGCGAACACGCCGCCAGCAGGCAGCCACGACCCGCGGGAGGTTCGTTTCTCCGCCTTGTTCCCACTGGCACCGGCACTGACCACGTCGTTCATCGCGCACCGCAGGGCTAGTACCAAAGGCGGCGTGCACGTCCAACACCGCCTGCATGGTCTCGACGACTACACCGATGACCAGGTCTTCTTCCTGACCTACTGCCTCATGACGTGCGCCAGAAACAGCAGCGGCGACACGTGCAACGTGCCCCTACGACAAATGCAAAGATTCGCCAGCGCATTCCGGTGCAGGCCCGGTTCACCGATGAACCCAGTGAAGAAGTGCACTTTCTTCTCTTAA